A single Anopheles maculipalpis chromosome 3RL, idAnoMacuDA_375_x, whole genome shotgun sequence DNA region contains:
- the LOC126564504 gene encoding protein mothers against dpp, with the protein MLHSLDYNTPSGAEMANYGNDYYFTMDTDDVESSSSSTMSSLNSLFSFTSPAVKKLLGWKQGDEEEKWAEKAVDSLVKKLKKRKGAIEELERALSCPGQPSKCVTIPRSLDGRLQVSHRKGLPHVIYCRVWRWPDLQSHHELKPIETCQYPFSAKQKEVCINPYHYKRVESPVLPPVLVPRHSEFAPGHSLLPFHQMNEPNMPHNVNYSNTGFNNSHMGGGGAGGGGGGAGNGGGGGGGGGGGGGGPNSPISSHMGPNSPMSSVSSPGPISSNPQSPYGALPETPPPAYSPPEEGNTVSGGQDGNQMDTNQMHGEVAPVSYQEPPYWASIAYYELNCRVGEVFHCTNTSIIVDGFTNPSNNSDRFCLGQLSNVNRNSTIENTRRHIGKGVHLYYVGGEVYAECLSDSAIFVQSRNCNHHHGFHPSTVCKIPPGCSLKIFNNQEFAQLLSQSVNHGFEAVYELTKMCTIRMSFVKGWGAEYHRQDVTSTPCWIEIHLHGPLQWLDKVLMQMGSPHNAISSVS; encoded by the exons ATTACTATTTCACAATGGACACCGACGATGTGGAATCCTCGAGCAGTAGCACGATGTCGAGCCTCAACAGTCTGTTTTCCTTCACTAGCCCGGCAGTGAAAAAGCTGCTCGGCTGGAAGCAGGGCGACGAGGAGGAGAAATGGGCAGAAAAGGCAGTCGACAGTCTGGTAAAAAAGCTCAAGAAACGAAAGGGCGCCATTGAGGAGCTGGAGCGTGCACTATCCTGCCCAGGCCAGCCCTCGAAGTGTGTTACAATACCGCGTTCGCTCGACGGACGACTTCAG GTATCTCACCGTAAAGGATTGCCTCACGTGATCTATTGCCGGGTGTGGCGTTGGCCCGACCTTCAGAGCCACCATGAGCTGAAACCGATCGAAACATGTCAGTATCCGTTCAGCGCGAAGCAGAAAGAGGTGTGCATCAATCCGTACCACTACAAGCGCGTCGAGAGCCCGGTGCTGCCACCGGTGCTGGTGCCCCGCCATTCCGAGTTCGCGCCAGGACATTCGCTTCTGCCATTCCACCAGATGAACGAGCCAAACATGCCGCACAATGTCAACTACTCCAATACGGGTTTTAATAACTCGCATatgggcggtggtggtgcaggTGGCGGTGGAGGTGGAGCGGGaaatggtggtggaggtggcggcggtggtggtggtggtggaggtggtccTAATTCACCCATTTCGTCCCATATGGGTCCCAACAGTCCGATGTCATCGGTATCGAGCCCGGGACCGATCAGCTCCAATCCACAGAGCCCGTACGGAGCGTTACCGGAAACTCCACCACCAGCGTACAGTCCACCGGAGGAGGGCAATACGGTAAGCGGTGGCCAGGATGGTAATCAGATGGATACGAATCAAATGCACGGCGAAGTTGCACCGGTAAGCTATCAGGAACCCCCGTACTGGGCGAGTATAGCGTACTATGAGCTGAATTGCCGTGTTGGCGAAGTATTTCACTGCACCAATACTTCCATCATTGTGGATGGGTTTACCAATCCGTCCAACAACTCGGACCGCTTCTGCCTGGGCCAGCTGAGCAATGTGAATCGTAACAGTACGATCGAAAACACCCGGCGCCATATTGGGAAGGGCGTGCATCTGTATTACGTTGGCGGGGAAGTGTACGCGgagtgtctgtccgattcggCCATCTTTGTGCAGAGTCGCAACTGCAACCATCATCATGGGTTCCATCCGAGCACGGTATGCAAAATTCCACCCGGCTGCTCACTaaagattttcaacaatcagGAGTTTGCCCAGCTACTGTCCCAGTCCGTCAATCATGGATTCGAGGCGGTGTACGAGCTGACGAAGATGTGCACGATACGTATGAGCTTCGTGAAGGGTTGGGGAGCGGAGTATCATCGGCAGGATGTCACCTCTACACCGTGCTGGATCGAAATTCACCTACACGGACCACTGCAGTGGTTGGATAAGGTGCTGATGCAGATGGGTTCGCCGCACAACGCGATCAGCTCGGTGTCGTAA